A DNA window from Thermus tengchongensis contains the following coding sequences:
- a CDS encoding HEPN domain-containing protein, which yields MVPLDREEGERWLAQARHTLASGERDLEEGDYDWASFKAHQAGEYALKGLLRGLGRPAFGHALFRLLQALAETGLVIPPVLEERARLLDAHYIPARCPDAYPEGSPYEYYTPSRAKEALQAARSILGWVEEVWHGLEGP from the coding sequence ATGGTGCCCTTGGACCGGGAGGAAGGAGAGAGATGGCTGGCCCAAGCGCGGCATACCCTGGCCTCTGGGGAGCGTGACCTGGAGGAAGGGGACTACGACTGGGCCAGCTTTAAAGCCCACCAAGCGGGGGAGTACGCCTTGAAGGGGCTCCTCCGGGGCCTTGGGCGGCCCGCCTTCGGCCACGCCCTTTTCCGCCTGCTCCAAGCCTTGGCGGAAACGGGCTTGGTCATTCCCCCGGTCCTGGAGGAGAGGGCGCGGCTCCTGGACGCCCACTACATCCCCGCCCGCTGCCCCGACGCCTACCCCGAGGGCAGTCCCTACGAGTACTACACCCCCTCCCGGGCTAAGGAGGCCTTGCAGGCGGCCAGGAGCATCCTGGGATGGGTAGAGGAGGTGTGGCATGGCCTGGAAGGCCCTTGA
- a CDS encoding nucleotidyltransferase domain-containing protein has product MAWKALEGRRAEWESLLDEAKAFAQRVRQALGEARVYLYGSVARGVFNVESDIDLLVVSPHLPKDPLERFTFLQRLNPGRVEARGLTPEEFARLRAKGALWWLEGALEL; this is encoded by the coding sequence ATGGCCTGGAAGGCCCTTGAGGGGCGAAGGGCCGAGTGGGAGAGCCTTCTGGACGAGGCCAAGGCCTTTGCCCAAAGGGTGCGGCAGGCCTTAGGGGAGGCCCGGGTGTACCTTTATGGTTCGGTGGCCCGGGGAGTGTTCAACGTGGAAAGCGACATCGACCTGCTGGTGGTCTCCCCCCATCTGCCGAAAGACCCCTTGGAGCGCTTCACCTTTCTCCAGCGCCTAAACCCGGGCCGGGTGGAGGCCAGGGGCCTCACCCCAGAGGAGTTCGCCAGGCTTCGGGCCAAGGGGGCCCTTTGGTGGCTGGAGGGGGCTTTGGAGCTATGA
- a CDS encoding pseudouridine synthase produces MRGERLDKLLARLGLGSRKEVARLVRAGRVRVAGEAVRDPGFHVPEGASLELDGKPLAVRRHHHLLLHKPAGYVTSRTEGPSVYALLSGFPTRDLAPVGRLDKDTEGLLLFTTDGELLHRLTHPRHKVAKRYLVHLERPATEEDQRAFAEGLSLDGERLLPAALSLGEDPTRVELVLREGRFHQVKRMFQARGNRVLYLKRLSLGPLELGDLSKGEARYLTPEEEETLYRAVGLGGQDAQGEL; encoded by the coding sequence ATGAGGGGGGAAAGGCTCGACAAGCTCCTGGCCCGCCTGGGCCTGGGGAGCCGCAAGGAGGTAGCCCGCCTGGTGCGCGCCGGGCGGGTGCGGGTGGCGGGGGAGGCGGTGCGGGACCCGGGCTTCCACGTCCCAGAAGGGGCCTCCTTGGAGCTGGACGGGAAGCCCCTGGCGGTGCGCCGCCACCACCACCTCCTCCTGCACAAGCCCGCGGGGTACGTGACGAGCCGCACCGAGGGCCCCAGCGTGTACGCCCTGCTTTCGGGCTTTCCCACCCGGGACCTCGCCCCGGTGGGCCGCCTGGACAAGGACACCGAGGGACTCCTCCTCTTTACCACCGATGGGGAGCTCCTCCACCGCCTCACCCACCCCCGGCACAAGGTGGCGAAGCGCTACCTGGTCCACCTGGAGCGCCCGGCCACGGAGGAGGACCAAAGGGCCTTCGCCGAGGGGCTTTCCCTGGATGGGGAGAGGCTTTTGCCCGCGGCGCTCTCCTTGGGGGAGGACCCCACCCGGGTGGAGCTCGTCCTCCGGGAGGGGCGCTTCCACCAGGTGAAGCGCATGTTCCAGGCCCGGGGGAACCGGGTGCTCTACCTGAAGCGCCTCTCCTTGGGGCCCTTGGAGCTGGGGGACCTTTCCAAAGGGGAGGCCCGCTACCTTACCCCCGAAGAGGAGGAAACCCTCTACCGGGCGGTGGGCCTAGGGGGCCAAGATGCGCAGGGCGAGCTCTAG
- the pilO gene encoding type 4a pilus biogenesis protein PilO, translating into MKPPIWLWFLLPLTTLLWSGQAVFSAYAHYRRAVAAAQVLEREVEALTKSLPGALSEAPVKEGELPQLYEALVRLAEAQGLALKNLRPQEVAQVGEARAWSLEITLEGPYPGVLAYLEALPQVPAPLWVERYRLAPVAETRGERLTLELALRILAP; encoded by the coding sequence ATGAAACCGCCTATTTGGCTTTGGTTCCTCCTGCCCCTGACGACGCTCCTCTGGAGCGGCCAGGCGGTGTTCTCCGCCTACGCCCACTACCGACGGGCGGTGGCAGCAGCGCAGGTCCTAGAGCGGGAAGTGGAAGCCTTGACGAAAAGCCTCCCTGGGGCCTTGTCCGAGGCCCCGGTGAAGGAAGGGGAGCTCCCTCAGCTCTACGAAGCCCTGGTGCGCCTGGCAGAGGCCCAAGGCCTTGCCCTCAAAAACCTCCGACCCCAGGAGGTGGCCCAGGTGGGGGAGGCCCGCGCCTGGAGCCTGGAGATAACCTTGGAAGGCCCCTACCCGGGGGTGCTGGCCTACCTCGAGGCCCTACCCCAGGTGCCCGCACCCCTCTGGGTGGAGCGCTACCGCCTGGCGCCCGTGGCGGAAACCCGGGGGGAGCGCTTAACCCTAGAGCTCGCCCTGCGCATCTTGGCCCCCTAG
- a CDS encoding type II secretion system F family protein → MRFLYEATDAKGERVYRGVLEAESPQGARRRLREMGLYPLRLERARRPKRGQVPLPELVLFMEEFATLVGAGVPVTQALHTLSLETRHPLIKEAARGVRERVEAGEGLAQAMGHYPGVFPPLVRALVAAGETGGALEVVLRRIAEYLDKSHDLREKVRTALLYPSFVVAVLVLVVAVLLVFVIPVFARLYGAAGAELPFPTRLLIGTSLFVRQNILWLLLLFLALLYVLRAYRRTPGGAKLLDGLLLRLPLVGPILHKAAMARFARTLATLYEGGVLITQALEATRNVLANAALAEALDRVLERVVRGESLSAAMSREPLFLPIVVRLTLVGEEAGSLDQMLYQVASHLEREVDYGVKRLSSSIEPALTVLLGGIMLVVALALYLPLFDLSRILRR, encoded by the coding sequence ATGCGCTTTCTCTACGAGGCCACCGACGCCAAGGGAGAACGGGTCTACCGGGGGGTTCTGGAGGCGGAAAGCCCCCAAGGGGCCAGGCGGCGCCTGCGGGAGATGGGGCTTTACCCCTTGCGCCTAGAGCGCGCGCGGCGCCCTAAAAGGGGCCAGGTACCCTTGCCGGAACTGGTCCTCTTCATGGAGGAGTTCGCCACCCTGGTGGGGGCTGGGGTCCCCGTAACCCAAGCCCTGCACACCCTCTCTCTGGAAACCCGCCACCCGCTTATAAAGGAGGCCGCCCGAGGGGTGCGGGAGCGGGTGGAGGCGGGGGAGGGGCTGGCCCAGGCCATGGGGCACTACCCTGGAGTCTTCCCTCCCCTGGTGCGGGCCTTGGTGGCAGCAGGGGAGACGGGGGGGGCTTTAGAGGTGGTCCTGAGGCGCATCGCCGAGTACCTGGACAAAAGCCACGACCTCCGGGAGAAGGTGCGCACCGCCCTCCTCTACCCCTCCTTCGTGGTCGCGGTCCTGGTCCTGGTGGTGGCCGTTCTCCTGGTTTTCGTCATCCCGGTGTTCGCCCGACTCTACGGGGCAGCGGGAGCGGAGCTCCCTTTTCCCACCCGCCTCCTCATCGGCACTTCTCTGTTCGTGCGCCAAAATATCCTCTGGCTATTGCTCCTCTTCCTGGCCCTCCTCTACGTCCTTAGGGCCTACCGCCGCACCCCAGGGGGGGCCAAGTTGCTGGACGGCCTCCTTCTCCGGCTTCCCCTGGTGGGCCCCATCCTGCACAAGGCGGCCATGGCCCGCTTCGCCCGCACCCTGGCCACCCTGTATGAGGGAGGAGTCCTCATCACCCAGGCCCTCGAGGCCACCCGGAACGTCCTCGCGAACGCAGCCCTGGCCGAGGCCCTGGACCGGGTCCTGGAGCGGGTGGTGCGGGGGGAGTCCCTGAGCGCCGCCATGAGCCGGGAGCCCCTCTTCCTGCCCATCGTGGTCCGCCTTACCTTGGTAGGGGAAGAGGCCGGGAGTCTGGACCAGATGCTCTACCAGGTGGCCTCCCATCTGGAACGAGAGGTGGACTACGGCGTCAAACGGCTTTCCTCCAGCATAGAGCCCGCCCTAACCGTGCTCCTGGGGGGTATAATGCTCGTGGTCGCCCTGGCCTTGTACCTGCCCCTCTTTGACCTCTCCCGGATCCTGCGCCGATGA
- a CDS encoding GspE/PulE family protein, whose translation MPRPRLGELLLRLGYLTEEQLQAALQEQERTGDLLGQILLRRGYVREEDLVRALADQQKAPLVRVAELTPDPKALALLDPRLARERRVLPFRLEGNRLHVAMAHPSDLALLDELRFLTGKEIVPYLAPDREILEALDRLLAEASRPKQPEAEPSSAAELDLTLGVSPAVRLAQALLERAIALSASDLHLDPEETHLLVRARVDGVVQELERLAKDLEAPLAARYKVLAGMDIAERRRPQDGHFTFAFEGRRYEVRVASIGTLHGEKLTLRIIYPTGVRLGLPELGMLPEELARFQKLLLRPYGILFVTGPTGSGKTTTLYAALEQLYTKEKTFVTIEDPVEFPLEGVVQIPVQPKIGLTFAEALKSVLRLDPDVILVGEVRDGDTLDTALRAALTGHLVLATLHANDAIAAVTRLLEMGAERHLLASTLIGTVAQRLVRRVCPQCARPRPVSEEARLFFGEEAPEKELVGEGCPYCRGTGYRGRVGIYEVYAPDREALYRLGQGAGEEELRQLAELKGHRSLRQVGLLQVRAGVTTGHELLRVLGLWE comes from the coding sequence TTGCCAAGGCCGAGGCTCGGTGAGCTACTCCTGCGGCTGGGGTACCTCACGGAGGAACAGCTCCAGGCCGCCCTTCAGGAGCAGGAGCGCACAGGGGACCTCCTGGGCCAGATCCTCCTCCGCCGAGGGTACGTGCGGGAGGAAGACCTGGTGCGGGCCCTGGCGGACCAGCAGAAGGCCCCCCTGGTGCGGGTGGCCGAGCTTACCCCAGACCCCAAGGCCCTTGCCCTCCTGGACCCCCGCCTGGCGCGGGAACGGCGGGTGCTGCCCTTTAGGTTGGAGGGAAACCGCCTTCACGTGGCCATGGCCCATCCCTCGGACCTGGCCCTTCTGGACGAGCTCCGCTTCCTCACGGGCAAGGAGATCGTACCCTACCTGGCCCCGGACCGGGAGATCCTGGAGGCCCTGGACCGGCTTTTGGCGGAGGCCTCGAGGCCCAAGCAGCCAGAGGCGGAGCCCTCCTCGGCGGCGGAGCTGGACCTCACCCTGGGGGTAAGCCCCGCGGTGCGCCTGGCCCAGGCCCTTCTGGAAAGGGCCATCGCCCTTTCCGCCAGCGACCTGCACCTGGACCCGGAGGAAACCCACCTCCTGGTGCGGGCCCGGGTGGACGGGGTGGTGCAGGAGCTGGAGCGCCTGGCCAAGGACCTGGAAGCCCCCTTGGCCGCCCGCTACAAGGTCTTGGCGGGCATGGACATCGCCGAGAGGCGCCGCCCTCAGGATGGGCACTTTACCTTCGCCTTTGAAGGGCGGCGGTACGAGGTGCGGGTGGCCTCCATAGGCACCCTGCACGGGGAGAAGCTCACCCTGCGCATCATCTACCCCACGGGGGTGCGGCTGGGCCTCCCCGAACTCGGAATGCTTCCTGAAGAACTCGCCCGCTTCCAGAAGCTCCTTCTCAGGCCCTACGGCATTCTCTTCGTCACCGGGCCCACGGGAAGCGGCAAGACCACCACCCTCTACGCCGCCTTGGAACAGCTTTACACCAAGGAGAAGACCTTCGTGACCATTGAGGACCCGGTGGAATTTCCCCTGGAAGGGGTGGTGCAGATCCCCGTGCAGCCCAAGATCGGCCTCACCTTCGCCGAGGCCCTGAAAAGCGTCTTGCGCCTGGACCCGGACGTGATCCTGGTGGGGGAGGTGCGGGACGGGGATACCTTGGACACCGCCCTGCGGGCGGCCCTCACCGGGCACCTGGTTCTGGCCACCCTGCACGCCAACGACGCCATCGCCGCCGTGACCCGCCTCCTGGAAATGGGGGCCGAACGCCACCTCCTGGCCTCCACCCTGATCGGAACCGTGGCCCAGCGCCTGGTGCGTCGGGTCTGTCCCCAGTGCGCCAGACCCAGGCCCGTTTCGGAAGAAGCCCGGCTGTTCTTCGGAGAGGAGGCTCCCGAGAAGGAGCTTGTGGGGGAAGGCTGCCCCTACTGCCGGGGCACGGGGTACCGGGGACGGGTGGGGATCTACGAGGTCTACGCCCCGGATCGGGAGGCTCTCTACCGATTGGGCCAGGGGGCAGGGGAGGAAGAGCTTCGGCAATTGGCGGAGCTAAAGGGGCACCGGAGCCTGCGACAGGTGGGCCTTTTGCAGGTGCGGGCGGGGGTCACCACCGGGCACGAGCTCCTCAGGGTGCTTGGGCTTTGGGAGTAA
- a CDS encoding prepilin-type N-terminal cleavage/methylation domain-containing protein produces the protein MRREGLSLVELSIVLALAGILGLALSYLLLSGVRTHGEAPLLQAQSLAQDLRDRLGKDLRSATSAGIATLSGQSPTASGFIVETQAGSGKVCVQYRLTASKTLERRSWTGSCTSPTGVFVSLLEPALLPNASFCYDNLTNPSLVGLMDAPCDPVNLNGKGLTLRIGGKDYPFPPLVFSLRSG, from the coding sequence ATGCGGAGGGAAGGTCTTTCTCTGGTAGAGCTATCCATCGTCCTGGCGCTGGCAGGGATTTTGGGTCTGGCCCTCTCCTACCTTCTGCTTTCGGGGGTCCGGACCCACGGGGAGGCCCCGCTGCTCCAGGCGCAATCCCTGGCCCAGGACCTGCGGGACCGCCTGGGAAAGGACCTGCGGAGCGCCACCAGCGCGGGCATCGCGACCCTTTCCGGGCAGAGCCCCACCGCCAGCGGATTCATCGTGGAAACCCAGGCAGGCTCGGGAAAGGTGTGTGTCCAATACCGCCTGACCGCCAGCAAGACCCTGGAGCGCCGGAGCTGGACGGGAAGCTGCACCAGCCCCACGGGGGTTTTCGTGAGCCTCCTCGAGCCCGCCCTCCTGCCCAACGCCAGCTTCTGCTACGACAACCTGACGAATCCTAGCCTCGTGGGCCTGATGGACGCTCCCTGCGACCCGGTAAATCTGAACGGCAAAGGCCTCACCCTGAGGATTGGCGGGAAGGACTACCCCTTCCCGCCCCTGGTGTTTTCCCTGCGAAGCGGTTAG
- a CDS encoding type II secretion system protein → MKRGFTLVEVAVALLLVGVVAYMILALSRTLEAGAATGLEEEVLHAAETVLETGLDAPPCGSSPPLVLTLAGKSYRICQQTAGLSITPPANTSVYAYTYTFEEVSSSPSRTFSLTQVTWEGSPPPPPPSPNFTATCQKASSNQLQMTVTNAGASVTTRTLALSWNGEGKKRIVAVSSGGTTLWSNNKGVKKGTPISLSQNLTFGSQTLTFTFNANFKAGNYTFTLFLYVGQGNNQVTYTASCSLRW, encoded by the coding sequence GTGAAGCGAGGCTTTACCCTGGTGGAGGTGGCCGTAGCCCTCCTTTTGGTGGGGGTGGTGGCCTACATGATCCTGGCCCTGTCCCGGACCCTGGAAGCCGGGGCCGCCACCGGGCTGGAAGAGGAGGTCTTGCATGCGGCGGAGACGGTCTTGGAAACGGGTCTGGATGCCCCCCCCTGTGGCTCAAGCCCGCCTTTGGTCCTGACCCTAGCGGGAAAGAGCTACCGCATCTGCCAACAAACCGCGGGCTTATCCATCACCCCCCCAGCCAACACCTCCGTTTACGCTTACACCTACACCTTCGAGGAGGTCTCCAGCAGCCCGAGCCGGACCTTTTCCCTTACCCAGGTGACCTGGGAAGGCTCCCCTCCCCCGCCTCCCCCCAGCCCCAACTTCACCGCCACATGCCAAAAGGCCTCCTCCAACCAGCTGCAGATGACGGTAACCAACGCCGGCGCTTCGGTGACCACCAGAACCCTCGCCTTAAGCTGGAACGGCGAAGGCAAAAAGCGGATCGTGGCGGTGTCTTCGGGAGGTACCACCCTCTGGTCCAACAACAAAGGGGTTAAAAAGGGCACCCCCATCTCCCTAAGCCAAAACCTCACCTTTGGGAGCCAGACGCTCACCTTCACCTTCAACGCCAACTTCAAGGCAGGCAACTACACCTTCACGCTTTTTCTCTACGTGGGTCAAGGCAACAACCAGGTGACCTATACGGCCTCCTGTTCCCTGAGGTGGTGA
- a CDS encoding prepilin-type N-terminal cleavage/methylation domain-containing protein, giving the protein MRKGFTLIELALVILILGLLVAVAVPRFVDLSLQAEQAAARQTLLALNSTVRILTVKLGRPPILDEVWEALDSPYKKDTWEEPFLKRNPYDNYNYQIVLRYRPGREYCMDGYNPLGGLAEAGDPTDPKAQIVVFRPYTSGISDYCQGEF; this is encoded by the coding sequence ATGCGGAAAGGGTTCACCCTTATTGAACTGGCCCTGGTGATCCTGATCCTGGGATTGTTGGTGGCAGTGGCCGTGCCGCGCTTCGTGGACCTCTCCTTGCAGGCCGAACAGGCGGCGGCGCGGCAGACCCTCTTGGCCCTGAACTCCACGGTGCGCATCCTCACGGTGAAGCTGGGCCGCCCTCCCATCCTGGACGAGGTCTGGGAGGCCCTGGACTCTCCCTATAAAAAGGACACCTGGGAGGAGCCTTTCCTCAAGCGGAACCCCTACGACAACTACAACTACCAGATCGTTCTCCGCTACCGCCCGGGGCGGGAGTACTGCATGGACGGGTACAACCCCTTGGGGGGCCTCGCCGAGGCAGGGGACCCCACCGACCCCAAAGCCCAGATCGTGGTCTTCCGGCCGTATACCTCGGGCATAAGCGACTACTGCCAGGGGGAGTTTTAG
- a CDS encoding prepilin-type N-terminal cleavage/methylation domain-containing protein codes for MKARGFTLAELAVTLLLLAVLAAVAVPRYLDLQAQAQKAQRQEVLRHLRSAYAIHVAQHRSPPTWNALKALMGNPTPLRLSSSCPSGTTVAYWDGNGNALCNAGERLAYLYADEACTLFLIAVSQTTVTVPIRCLRAHPDTLN; via the coding sequence TTGAAGGCAAGAGGTTTCACCTTGGCGGAGCTCGCGGTGACCCTTCTCCTCCTAGCCGTCCTGGCCGCGGTGGCCGTGCCCCGGTACCTGGACCTGCAGGCCCAGGCCCAAAAGGCCCAGCGGCAGGAGGTCCTGCGCCACCTGCGCTCGGCCTACGCCATCCACGTGGCCCAGCACCGCAGCCCGCCCACCTGGAACGCCCTCAAGGCCCTCATGGGCAACCCCACCCCCCTCCGGCTCTCCTCCAGCTGCCCTTCCGGCACCACCGTGGCCTACTGGGACGGAAACGGCAACGCCCTGTGCAACGCCGGGGAGCGCCTGGCCTACCTCTACGCCGACGAGGCCTGCACCCTCTTCCTCATCGCCGTGAGCCAGACCACCGTCACCGTGCCCATCCGCTGCCTGCGGGCCCACCCGGACACCCTAAACTGA
- a CDS encoding prepilin-type N-terminal cleavage/methylation domain-containing protein, with translation MKAKGFTLIELAIVIVIIGILVAIAVPRFTDLSSQATQAAKEASYGSIRSAYAIAIAQKKGYPTVQEILGKLEGGASFSEGKIQVVIGGTATDIANVYTDETCTTPATAVGNTVRCITKAF, from the coding sequence ATGAAGGCAAAAGGCTTCACGCTGATCGAGCTGGCGATCGTGATCGTGATCATCGGGATCCTGGTGGCCATCGCGGTGCCGCGGTTCACGGATCTTTCCAGCCAGGCCACGCAGGCAGCCAAGGAAGCGTCTTACGGCTCCATCCGTTCCGCCTATGCCATCGCCATCGCGCAGAAAAAGGGCTACCCCACGGTGCAAGAGATCCTCGGCAAACTGGAAGGCGGCGCTAGCTTCTCTGAGGGCAAGATCCAGGTTGTCATAGGGGGAACGGCCACCGACATCGCCAACGTCTATACTGACGAGACCTGCACTACCCCTGCTACTGCTGTGGGAAATACTGTTCGTTGTATTACCAAGGCCTTCTGA
- a CDS encoding VanW family protein — translation MRWQLLGALALLLGAPGGLGQEGGSLPVEALLVLQEDVIEESRLVTYTGVQRYPVASEAELLALIRRLARDPRPPRFILQEGRWRGVEKKGLAFSEAEALAAYREALGAGRRSFHLPVRYTPPRPSLRELYALGIKEHLATGETDFRGSSRERTHNLLLASSKLDGLLIPPGRFSFNQALGPVTQEEGYKEAFVIVGDRTEQGVGGGVCQVSTTLFRAFFFAGLPILERHAHSYQVAYYKPTGLDAAVIQPYKDLRVLNDTPGYILVQRSVQGTTLRFHLFGTKDREVRWEGPFVSERKPPLPPKEVVEPSLPPGTRKQVDFAAEGAKVEVRRTVRYGDGRVREDKLVSVYRPWGAVYLVGPTPPPKAPPAPQGGGGGAP, via the coding sequence ATGCGCTGGCAGCTCTTGGGGGCCCTGGCCCTCCTGCTGGGAGCCCCGGGGGGCTTGGGGCAGGAGGGGGGGAGCCTCCCCGTGGAGGCCCTTCTGGTGCTCCAGGAGGACGTCATCGAGGAGAGCCGGCTGGTCACCTACACCGGGGTCCAGCGCTACCCCGTGGCCTCGGAGGCGGAGCTTTTGGCCCTCATCCGGCGGCTCGCCCGTGACCCTAGGCCTCCCCGCTTCATCCTCCAGGAGGGACGGTGGCGGGGGGTGGAGAAGAAGGGCCTCGCCTTCAGCGAGGCCGAGGCCCTGGCCGCCTACCGGGAGGCCCTGGGGGCGGGGCGGCGGAGCTTCCACCTCCCCGTGCGCTACACCCCCCCTCGCCCCAGCCTCAGGGAGCTCTACGCCCTGGGGATCAAGGAACACCTGGCCACGGGGGAGACGGACTTCCGGGGCTCCAGCCGGGAGCGCACCCACAACCTCCTCCTGGCCTCCAGCAAGTTGGACGGCCTCCTCATCCCCCCGGGCAGGTTCTCCTTCAACCAGGCCCTGGGGCCCGTGACCCAGGAGGAAGGGTACAAGGAAGCCTTCGTCATCGTGGGCGACCGCACGGAGCAGGGGGTGGGGGGCGGGGTGTGCCAGGTTTCCACCACCCTCTTCCGGGCCTTCTTCTTCGCAGGGCTTCCCATCCTGGAGCGCCACGCCCACAGCTACCAGGTGGCCTACTACAAGCCCACCGGCCTGGACGCCGCCGTGATCCAGCCCTACAAGGATCTACGGGTGCTCAACGACACCCCCGGGTATATCCTGGTGCAACGCTCCGTCCAGGGCACCACCCTGCGCTTTCACCTCTTCGGCACCAAGGACCGGGAGGTGCGCTGGGAAGGCCCCTTTGTTTCGGAGCGCAAGCCGCCCTTACCTCCGAAGGAGGTGGTGGAACCCTCCCTGCCCCCTGGGACGCGCAAGCAGGTGGACTTTGCCGCCGAGGGGGCAAAGGTGGAGGTGCGGCGTACCGTGCGCTACGGGGACGGACGGGTGAGGGAGGACAAGCTGGTGAGCGTGTACCGCCCCTGGGGGGCGGTCTACCTGGTGGGGCCTACCCCACCTCCAAAAGCACCGCCCGCTCCACAGGGAGGAGGCGGTGGGGCTCCGTGA